CGCATGGCTTGAATAAAGCCCCTTATAGCATTCATAATTAGTCGTTGCATCCAGCATGCCAGGGTTTGCCCACTGACGATAATCTCCGTGGACAACCTCCCCCATCAGCCAGAAATCAGACTTCATCTGGTTACAAGAAGTGCGCAAATCACGGAAGAATCCAAAATCAATGCTATCAGCCGCATCCAACCGTAACCCATCAATATCAAATGTCTCAATCCAATAACGAGCAGCTTCCAGTAAATGATTTTTCACATCCGGGTTACGCAAATTCAACTTGACCAGATCATAATGTCCGGCCCACCCTTCGTAGGAGAAAGGATCACCATAAGCATTTGTCTGCCCAAAGGTCAGGTTAGCAAACCAATCGCAATAAGGGGACTGCTGGCCATTCTGCAATACATCACGGAATGCCCAAAAGTCTCGCCCTACATGATTAAATACCCCATCCAGAATCACGTGCAAACCGCGTGACTTCATCACATGGATGAGCGCCCGTAGATCGTCTATCGTACCCAGGCGGCGATCAACATGGAAATAATCAGCGGTATCATAGCCATGTGCTGATGACTCAAACCCCGGCCCTAGATAGATCGCGTTGACACCCAACGACTGAATATGATCCAGCCAACTGTACAGTGCATTCAAGCGAGCAACAGGCACCGCGTTGAAATCATTCCTCTGGGGCGCATCACAAAGGCCAAGCGGATAAATATGATAGAAAATAGCTTCTTTCACCCATTGAGGCGTCATCATCTCACCCTTTATATACCGAACGGTATAATAAACAGACAAAAAAACTCACGAGAAAATGCCATGCATAAATTGATGAACAATCCGATAAACAGTATGGTCATCGTCCAGTTCAATGTACCCCTGCAGCGCTAAGCCTACGTAAGTATCGATCATACCCCTCAGGCTAGCCGCGTACTGCTTGTGTCGCCCTCGCATATTGCCATGGTCTGGCACTGCCT
The Phototrophicus methaneseepsis DNA segment above includes these coding regions:
- a CDS encoding alpha-amylase family glycosyl hydrolase → MMTPQWVKEAIFYHIYPLGLCDAPQRNDFNAVPVARLNALYSWLDHIQSLGVNAIYLGPGFESSAHGYDTADYFHVDRRLGTIDDLRALIHVMKSRGLHVILDGVFNHVGRDFWAFRDVLQNGQQSPYCDWFANLTFGQTNAYGDPFSYEGWAGHYDLVKLNLRNPDVKNHLLEAARYWIETFDIDGLRLDAADSIDFGFFRDLRTSCNQMKSDFWLMGEVVHGDYRQWANPGMLDATTNYECYKGLYSSHADCNYFEIAYSLNRQFGEEGLYRDLWLYNFADNHDVDRVASQLQNPAHLYTLYGLLFTMPGVPSIYYGSEWGIEGERTSQSDKMLRPALSIDDLKIPQPDLPKTLQRFASIRRNAPALKYGSYRQRYVTHEQFAFERQAPDQTLIIVLNASSQKVEVPLESISGRRLVDLLNPGQSFDVMSGKASIDVDSNWLRILQVS